In Rothia mucilaginosa, one genomic interval encodes:
- a CDS encoding ECF transporter S component, with amino-acid sequence MSQNATPASQASSQAESKKPNLRWRVNEIVIAAVIAVACAVIFWIWDIAVGPAAKTALVAAPEFRPIVAGAWLLGGTLSGLLIRKPGAALFGEIVAAFISVLFTGGAWSGEILIAGFFQGVGAEIAFAIFRYRRWDAFVAVFAGALSGLFMGVNEIFIYYPDMEPVKAIIYVACAVISGAVIAGFLAWILVQNLAKTGVLSSLASGKTRR; translated from the coding sequence ATGTCACAGAACGCAACCCCCGCCTCCCAGGCATCTAGCCAGGCAGAATCGAAGAAGCCGAACCTGCGCTGGCGAGTCAACGAAATCGTTATCGCCGCAGTTATCGCAGTAGCCTGCGCCGTCATCTTCTGGATCTGGGACATCGCAGTCGGCCCCGCCGCCAAAACTGCACTCGTAGCAGCACCCGAATTCCGCCCCATCGTCGCCGGCGCATGGCTGCTTGGCGGCACCCTCAGCGGCCTGCTCATCCGCAAGCCCGGTGCGGCACTCTTCGGTGAAATCGTCGCAGCATTCATCTCCGTGCTCTTCACCGGCGGCGCGTGGAGTGGTGAAATCCTGATTGCCGGCTTCTTCCAGGGCGTTGGCGCTGAAATCGCCTTCGCAATCTTCCGCTACCGTCGCTGGGACGCATTCGTAGCAGTCTTCGCCGGTGCGCTCAGCGGCCTGTTCATGGGTGTTAACGAAATCTTCATCTACTACCCCGACATGGAACCGGTCAAGGCAATCATCTACGTAGCGTGCGCCGTCATCTCCGGCGCAGTGATCGCAGGCTTCCTCGCATGGATTCTCGTGCAGAACCTCGCCAAGACCGGTGTGCTCTCCTCGCTGGCATCCGGCAAGACCCGCCGCTAA
- a CDS encoding DUF4235 domain-containing protein has translation MNPVAKLAIAGINMGAAALVGKGLGAAWTKATGNQPPAISHDSEDTLRQVILWTVLTSVVGAVVSFGIARLQRRFFN, from the coding sequence ATGAACCCCGTCGCTAAGCTTGCTATTGCGGGTATCAACATGGGCGCAGCAGCCCTGGTCGGTAAGGGTCTGGGCGCAGCCTGGACCAAGGCTACCGGTAACCAGCCTCCCGCCATTTCCCACGACTCTGAAGACACTCTGCGTCAGGTCATCCTCTGGACCGTTCTGACCTCCGTCGTGGGTGCTGTGGTGAGCTTCGGTATTGCTCGCCTGCAGCGTCGTTTCTTCAACTAA
- a CDS encoding MFS transporter: MTISSPRRKTKAPRRVVDHANSRRSVASWVMWDVGSSSFDSIMMTFIFTVYLTSSYFGTPEETSSALSLGLTIAGFLIAILAPVTGQRNDKSGKGIFWLGVNTLLLVASMAACFFVAPTPQYLWLGVTLISAASVFSEFAYVNYNAVLPRISNPDNIGKISGAGWAAGYIGGILALAVVLWGFVLTPEVLGLTTDNALNIRAVALFAAAWCLIFCVPLLVRMRTRERFLPEVLPTRELRFLELGLERFSPARQGGLLASYKALWRTIKRLKMTSPQTLWFLIASAVFRDGLSGIFTFGGILAAGTFGFSTSEVILFGIAGSAVAAAGAILGGYLDDYLGPKAIIVISLVGIILAATPLMFFPEPGVFWVCALLLCLFVGPAQSASRTFLARLADPGTEGELFGLYSTTGRATSFLAPMLFGLCVSIMGAQIWGVLGILIVVVAGLLLLLPVKAPGPLRVRAARREQKREQKRRDKAAQ, encoded by the coding sequence ATGACTATTTCTTCTCCCCGCCGTAAGACGAAGGCTCCGCGTAGGGTCGTTGACCACGCGAACAGCCGCCGTTCAGTCGCGTCCTGGGTCATGTGGGATGTTGGTTCGTCGAGCTTCGACTCGATTATGATGACCTTCATCTTCACCGTGTACCTGACCAGTAGCTATTTCGGCACTCCCGAAGAGACCTCCTCGGCGCTGTCTCTGGGTCTGACCATTGCAGGGTTCCTCATTGCGATTCTGGCGCCGGTCACCGGTCAGCGTAACGATAAGTCCGGCAAGGGCATCTTCTGGCTCGGCGTGAACACGCTACTGCTGGTCGCTTCGATGGCGGCGTGCTTCTTCGTGGCTCCCACCCCGCAGTACCTGTGGCTGGGTGTGACCCTGATTTCTGCGGCGAGCGTGTTCAGCGAGTTCGCGTACGTGAACTATAACGCCGTGCTGCCGCGCATCTCTAACCCGGACAATATCGGTAAGATTTCGGGCGCTGGATGGGCTGCCGGCTACATTGGCGGCATCCTGGCGCTGGCTGTGGTGCTGTGGGGTTTTGTGCTTACCCCCGAAGTGCTCGGCCTGACCACCGATAACGCCCTGAACATCCGCGCGGTCGCACTGTTCGCCGCCGCCTGGTGCCTCATCTTCTGCGTGCCTCTGCTGGTGCGTATGCGCACCCGCGAGCGCTTCCTGCCGGAGGTGCTGCCCACCCGCGAATTGCGTTTCCTGGAGCTGGGTCTGGAGCGTTTCTCCCCTGCTCGTCAGGGCGGTCTGCTCGCCTCCTACAAGGCGCTGTGGCGCACCATTAAGCGGCTGAAGATGACGTCCCCGCAGACCCTGTGGTTCCTGATTGCTTCGGCGGTGTTCCGTGATGGTCTGTCCGGTATTTTTACGTTCGGCGGTATTCTTGCGGCGGGCACGTTCGGTTTCAGCACTTCCGAGGTAATCCTGTTCGGTATTGCCGGTAGCGCTGTCGCGGCGGCTGGCGCGATCCTGGGCGGCTACCTGGATGACTACCTGGGACCGAAGGCGATTATTGTTATCTCGCTGGTCGGCATTATCTTGGCGGCTACCCCGCTGATGTTCTTCCCCGAACCGGGCGTGTTCTGGGTATGCGCCCTGCTGTTGTGCCTGTTCGTGGGCCCGGCACAGTCGGCGTCCCGCACCTTCCTGGCGCGTCTGGCGGACCCCGGCACTGAGGGTGAGCTGTTCGGCCTGTACTCGACCACCGGTCGTGCCACCAGCTTCCTGGCGCCGATGCTGTTCGGTCTGTGCGTGAGCATCATGGGCGCGCAGATTTGGGGTGTGCTCGGTATTCTGATCGTTGTGGTGGCGGGTCTGCTCCTGCTGCTGCCGGTGAAGGCGCCCGGTCCGCTGCGTGTGCGTGCGGCTCGCCGCGAGCAGAAGCGTGAGCAGAAGCGCCGCGACAAGGCAGCCCAGTAA
- a CDS encoding septin family protein encodes MNLKPVVLRVAGAEVSLYLIDMSDSFVERFKKAWEPLAPEFFDTPDEAYASLSRFDQVMLVHAPTDESVMDLANPLMGSFDKVSTLRVADDDSGMQDLTSRITLAMIEQLVGRGVMLHAAVIGDPESKRAVALVGVSGSGKTTASRFLGSKFAYLTDETAIISDEGVVSPYPKPLSVIVDPNAPKDQQNPVDLGLNVVDRDDLSYELSRIVFISRDESASEPYFERVPLHEALVFLSEQSSGLARHPEGVVSLAKLVERCGGVWRLVYSEIEDTLPLVQDLLNGGELPNADEVEKLEKYTAEDHLPGVFLNGTIAVSRMPGTSGVRVGEDGPFLLLCDTELNELSDFAAECWLQAEGDISYDDLFARLAEIFEGLPAEAYDENLSALAAGSMLWVRVIDDPLIDDATWAQMTGDEVLDEEEQQIALDSSEDAVSDDEDDVVED; translated from the coding sequence ATGAATCTGAAGCCTGTTGTTCTGCGTGTTGCTGGCGCGGAAGTTTCTTTGTATCTGATTGATATGTCGGACTCTTTTGTGGAGCGTTTTAAGAAGGCGTGGGAGCCTCTTGCTCCGGAGTTTTTTGATACTCCTGATGAGGCGTATGCTTCGTTGTCTCGTTTTGATCAGGTGATGCTGGTTCATGCGCCGACTGATGAGTCGGTGATGGATTTGGCGAATCCGTTGATGGGTTCGTTTGATAAGGTTTCGACGCTGCGTGTGGCTGATGATGATTCGGGTATGCAGGATCTGACGAGCCGTATTACGTTGGCGATGATTGAGCAGCTGGTTGGTCGCGGTGTGATGCTGCATGCGGCTGTTATTGGTGACCCTGAGTCGAAGCGTGCTGTGGCGCTGGTGGGTGTTTCTGGTAGCGGTAAGACGACTGCGTCGCGTTTCTTGGGTTCGAAGTTTGCGTACCTGACGGATGAGACTGCGATTATTTCGGATGAGGGTGTTGTGTCGCCGTATCCGAAGCCGCTGTCTGTGATTGTTGACCCGAATGCGCCGAAGGATCAGCAGAACCCGGTGGATTTGGGTTTGAACGTGGTTGATCGTGATGACCTCAGCTATGAGCTGTCGCGTATTGTGTTCATTTCTCGTGATGAGTCGGCTTCTGAGCCGTATTTTGAGCGTGTTCCGCTGCATGAGGCTCTGGTGTTCTTGAGTGAGCAGAGCTCGGGTTTGGCGCGTCACCCTGAGGGTGTTGTGTCGCTGGCTAAGCTGGTGGAGCGTTGCGGTGGTGTGTGGCGCCTGGTGTACTCGGAGATTGAGGATACTCTGCCGCTGGTTCAGGATCTGCTGAATGGTGGTGAGCTGCCGAATGCTGATGAGGTTGAGAAGCTGGAGAAGTACACGGCTGAGGATCACCTGCCGGGTGTGTTCTTGAACGGTACGATTGCGGTGTCTCGTATGCCGGGTACTTCGGGTGTGCGTGTGGGTGAGGACGGCCCGTTCTTGCTGCTGTGTGACACTGAGCTGAATGAGCTGTCTGATTTTGCGGCGGAGTGCTGGCTGCAGGCTGAGGGCGATATTTCGTACGATGACCTGTTTGCGCGTCTGGCTGAGATCTTTGAGGGTCTGCCTGCGGAGGCGTATGACGAGAACCTGAGCGCTCTGGCGGCTGGTTCGATGCTGTGGGTTCGTGTGATTGATGATCCGCTGATTGATGACGCGACCTGGGCTCAGATGACCGGCGATGAGGTTCTGGATGAGGAGGAGCAGCAGATTGCGCTGGATTCTTCTGAGGACGCTGTCTCTGATGATGAGGATGACGTGGTGGAGGACTAG
- the dcd gene encoding dCTP deaminase, producing MLISDRDIRQEIADGRIVLEPFDESMIQPASVDVRIDRFFRLFDNHKYPHIDPAQPQEDLTRLVEVAPDEPFILHPGEFVLGSTYEKVTLPDDVAARLEGKSSLGRLGLLTHSTAGFIDPGFSGHVTLELSNVATLPIMLWPGSKVGQLCFFRLSSPTEHPYGSGAYGNRYQGQRGPTASRSYLNFHQTMIPTDGSVES from the coding sequence GTGCTTATTTCAGATCGCGATATTCGTCAAGAGATTGCTGATGGGCGCATCGTTCTTGAACCGTTCGATGAGTCGATGATTCAGCCTGCAAGTGTGGACGTGAGGATTGATCGTTTCTTCCGTCTGTTCGATAACCACAAGTACCCGCATATTGATCCTGCTCAGCCGCAGGAGGATTTGACGCGCCTGGTGGAGGTGGCTCCTGATGAGCCGTTTATTTTGCATCCGGGTGAGTTTGTGTTGGGTTCTACGTATGAGAAGGTGACTCTGCCTGATGATGTGGCTGCCCGTCTGGAGGGTAAGTCGTCGTTGGGTCGTTTGGGTTTGTTGACTCACTCTACGGCTGGTTTTATTGATCCTGGTTTTTCTGGGCATGTGACGCTTGAGTTGTCGAATGTGGCGACTTTGCCGATTATGTTGTGGCCGGGTTCTAAGGTTGGTCAGTTGTGTTTCTTCCGTTTGAGTAGCCCGACTGAGCATCCGTATGGTTCTGGTGCGTATGGTAACCGTTACCAGGGTCAGCGTGGCCCGACTGCTTCGCGTAGTTATTTGAATTTTCATCAGACGATGATTCCGACGGATGGTTCTGTGGAGTCTTAG
- a CDS encoding thiamine phosphate synthase — MTRETHPYTTPARPLDLNLYLVTGDNPLETVRAAKHATCIQVRSKPISARELYQLTEAIAGIIQPHQTLLVDDRVDVALALRACGVRVDGVHIGQDDLPVADARALLGAEAIIGLTTGTRQLVEESNKIAHLIDYIGTGPFRPSPTKQSNRPPLGIDGLRELAELSAVPTVAIGDITPEDCPAIRTTGVAGIAMVRAFVDNPSLKA, encoded by the coding sequence ATGACCCGCGAAACGCACCCCTACACCACCCCCGCACGCCCCCTCGACCTGAACCTCTACCTCGTCACAGGCGACAACCCCCTCGAAACCGTTCGGGCAGCCAAACACGCCACCTGCATCCAAGTCAGGTCCAAGCCCATCAGCGCGCGCGAGCTCTACCAGCTCACCGAAGCTATCGCCGGCATCATCCAGCCGCACCAGACGCTCCTCGTCGACGACCGTGTTGATGTCGCTCTCGCATTGCGTGCCTGCGGCGTGCGCGTTGACGGCGTGCACATCGGTCAAGACGACCTGCCCGTAGCCGACGCCCGCGCCCTCCTCGGCGCCGAGGCAATCATCGGTCTGACCACCGGCACCCGGCAGCTCGTCGAAGAGTCCAACAAGATCGCGCACCTGATCGACTACATCGGCACCGGGCCGTTCCGCCCCAGCCCCACCAAGCAGTCCAACCGCCCGCCCCTCGGCATTGATGGGCTCCGCGAACTTGCCGAACTGTCCGCCGTACCCACCGTAGCTATCGGCGACATCACCCCCGAAGACTGCCCCGCCATCCGCACCACCGGAGTTGCCGGAATCGCCATGGTCCGCGCCTTCGTCGACAATCCCTCGCTGAAGGCATAG
- the thiO gene encoding glycine oxidase ThiO encodes MTITIIGGGIIGLTTAFELTERGESVHLIDAETSDYGTADDGTALYPAASHYAGGMLAPIAEVQFQQDALFPLMTASADAYPSLMERLRRATDLPTGYDTTGTLIVAADRADAEHLQRTRAYYRDMNRPADAVTPTQARALEPLLAPRIAGAVSIPSDHQLHPRLMRRSLKDALTRRGVTFSTERVTDPDAGDIICTGLGATLHGDYPLRPVYGDILRLRAPRPILKHVVRGYVNSRPVYLIPRPDGELCIGATSREDHRTLPAIDGVHQLLRDAIRLVPAVEECELLEANVGARPGTPDDLPIFGHRTRADGTRQLVSTGYFRHGILLAALASKVGAEVACGAEIPPIMQACDPARFTH; translated from the coding sequence ATGACCATCACCATCATTGGCGGCGGAATCATTGGCCTCACCACCGCGTTTGAGCTCACCGAACGCGGCGAAAGTGTGCACCTCATCGACGCCGAAACCAGCGACTACGGCACCGCCGACGACGGCACGGCGCTCTACCCCGCAGCCAGCCACTACGCCGGCGGTATGCTCGCGCCCATCGCAGAAGTGCAATTCCAGCAGGACGCGCTCTTCCCGCTCATGACCGCCAGCGCCGACGCCTACCCCTCCCTCATGGAGCGGCTGCGCCGCGCCACCGACCTGCCCACCGGCTACGACACCACCGGCACGCTCATTGTCGCAGCCGACCGCGCCGACGCCGAGCACCTGCAACGCACTCGCGCCTACTACCGGGACATGAACCGCCCCGCAGATGCCGTCACCCCCACGCAGGCGCGCGCCCTCGAACCGCTCCTGGCGCCGCGTATTGCCGGTGCCGTGAGCATCCCTAGCGACCATCAGCTGCACCCGCGGCTCATGAGGCGCTCCCTCAAAGACGCCCTCACCCGCCGCGGCGTCACCTTCAGCACCGAACGGGTCACCGACCCGGATGCGGGCGACATTATCTGCACCGGACTAGGGGCAACACTGCACGGGGATTACCCACTACGCCCCGTCTACGGGGACATTCTGCGCCTGCGCGCCCCGCGCCCCATCCTCAAGCACGTGGTGCGCGGCTACGTGAACTCCCGCCCCGTCTACCTCATCCCCCGACCCGACGGGGAGCTGTGCATCGGCGCAACCAGCCGCGAAGACCACCGCACGCTACCCGCCATCGACGGCGTACACCAGCTGCTACGTGACGCGATCCGCCTGGTGCCCGCCGTTGAAGAGTGCGAGCTTCTGGAGGCGAACGTCGGCGCCCGCCCCGGCACCCCGGACGACCTGCCCATCTTCGGGCACCGCACCCGTGCCGACGGCACCCGCCAGCTCGTGTCCACGGGCTATTTCCGCCACGGCATTCTGCTTGCCGCGCTCGCCAGCAAGGTCGGTGCGGAGGTTGCCTGCGGGGCTGAGATTCCGCCCATCATGCAGGCGTGCGACCCGGCACGATTCACCCACTAA
- the thiS gene encoding sulfur carrier protein ThiS: MIITYNGEPLTTNAPTVFDLVMDQFGTENGVAVALNRSIVPRSTWLDVPLHEGDRVDALTAVQGG; this comes from the coding sequence ATGATCATCACCTACAACGGCGAGCCGCTCACCACCAACGCCCCCACCGTATTTGACCTTGTCATGGACCAGTTTGGTACCGAAAATGGCGTGGCTGTGGCACTCAACCGCAGTATTGTGCCGCGTTCCACGTGGCTGGATGTGCCGCTGCACGAGGGCGACAGGGTGGATGCCCTCACTGCTGTTCAGGGTGGCTAA
- a CDS encoding thiazole synthase produces the protein MSLTPLTIGDRTFTSRLIMGSGGATSMDLLEQALIASGTEMTTVAMRRHAAGTPIFPLLQKLNIAPLPNTAGCRTAADAVMTAMLAREALGTSWVKVEIIHDEDTLLPDTVELLSACEQLVAEDFTVLAYTSDDPVAAARLEDAGVAAVMPLGAPIGTGLGILNPHNIELIASRAQVPVVLDAGVGTASDAALAMELGCDAVLLASAVNRAEDPVAMAQAMKFAVQAGALAREAGRIPVREHAKASSPSEGFVSWM, from the coding sequence ATGAGCCTCACACCGCTCACCATCGGTGACCGCACCTTCACCTCCCGCCTCATCATGGGTTCCGGAGGCGCAACCAGCATGGACCTGCTCGAGCAGGCACTCATCGCCTCCGGCACCGAAATGACGACCGTTGCCATGCGCCGTCATGCCGCAGGCACCCCCATTTTTCCGCTTCTGCAGAAGCTCAATATTGCGCCGCTGCCCAATACCGCCGGGTGCCGCACCGCAGCTGATGCAGTCATGACCGCGATGCTTGCCCGCGAGGCGCTGGGCACGTCCTGGGTGAAGGTCGAGATTATCCACGACGAAGACACCCTGCTGCCGGACACCGTGGAGCTGTTGAGCGCTTGCGAGCAGCTGGTCGCGGAGGATTTCACGGTGCTCGCGTACACTTCTGACGACCCGGTGGCTGCCGCTCGCCTGGAGGATGCGGGCGTTGCCGCGGTTATGCCGTTGGGTGCGCCGATTGGTACTGGTTTGGGCATTTTGAACCCGCACAATATTGAGCTGATTGCTTCCCGCGCGCAGGTTCCGGTGGTTCTGGATGCCGGCGTGGGTACCGCTTCGGATGCCGCCTTGGCGATGGAGCTGGGTTGTGATGCGGTGTTGTTGGCGTCGGCGGTGAATCGTGCTGAGGATCCGGTGGCGATGGCTCAGGCGATGAAGTTTGCGGTGCAGGCGGGCGCGTTGGCGCGTGAGGCTGGCCGTATTCCGGTGCGTGAGCACGCGAAGGCGTCGTCGCCGTCGGAGGGTTTTGTCTCGTGGATGTAA
- a CDS encoding ThiF family adenylyltransferase, with the protein MDVNLAPTPVNPEHARLDRERTDRQRRLPGFDQDAVAAARVLVIGAGGLGCPVVQALAAAGVGYLHIVDSDSVELSNIQRQPLFGVSDVGESKAEVAARRALELCPSLTVETSVRHVDASWILDLFAASAPDCVVDCTDTFASKYLIADAAQVAGLPLVWGTVLRFGGSVSLFEPDGAHLRDIFPTIPQTVESCALAGVLGATTAVVGSLMATEVLKFMSGLPTAAGTLLTYDALSGTCTSFGAVPDPARVVPVDLSAHEVPQVLLDVREAPEREESVKHEGSLHVPLSRLSDAEGSLLPASDVPAELLSLFESVRDQRVGVFCASGARAQRFVQAYAELAGEYGVRLTAI; encoded by the coding sequence GTGGATGTAAACCTTGCCCCTACCCCGGTGAATCCGGAGCATGCGCGTCTGGATCGCGAGCGCACGGATCGTCAGCGTCGTCTGCCGGGCTTTGATCAGGATGCGGTGGCGGCTGCACGCGTGTTGGTGATTGGTGCTGGTGGTTTGGGTTGTCCGGTGGTGCAGGCGTTGGCGGCGGCTGGTGTGGGGTATCTGCATATTGTGGATTCTGATTCGGTGGAGTTGTCGAATATTCAGCGTCAGCCGCTTTTTGGTGTGTCTGATGTGGGTGAGTCGAAGGCGGAGGTTGCGGCGCGCCGTGCTTTGGAGTTGTGCCCGTCGTTGACGGTTGAGACGTCGGTGCGGCATGTGGATGCGTCCTGGATTTTGGATCTTTTCGCCGCGTCGGCGCCGGATTGTGTGGTGGATTGTACGGACACCTTTGCGTCGAAGTATCTGATTGCGGATGCGGCGCAGGTTGCGGGTCTGCCGCTGGTGTGGGGCACGGTTTTGCGTTTTGGCGGTTCGGTGAGTCTTTTTGAGCCGGATGGCGCGCATTTGCGTGATATTTTTCCGACGATTCCGCAGACGGTGGAGTCGTGTGCGCTTGCCGGGGTGTTGGGTGCGACGACGGCTGTGGTTGGTTCGCTGATGGCGACGGAGGTGCTCAAGTTTATGAGTGGTTTGCCGACGGCGGCGGGCACTCTGCTGACGTATGATGCCTTGTCGGGTACGTGTACGTCGTTTGGGGCGGTGCCGGATCCGGCGCGTGTGGTGCCGGTGGATTTGTCGGCGCATGAGGTCCCGCAGGTTCTGCTGGATGTGCGTGAGGCGCCCGAGCGTGAGGAGTCGGTGAAGCATGAGGGTTCGCTGCATGTGCCGCTATCGCGGCTGAGCGACGCTGAGGGATCCCTGCTGCCGGCATCCGACGTGCCCGCGGAGCTGCTGAGCCTGTTCGAGTCGGTGCGTGATCAGCGGGTCGGCGTTTTCTGCGCCTCGGGTGCGCGAGCGCAGCGTTTTGTGCAGGCGTATGCGGAGCTGGCGGGCGAGTACGGGGTGCGCCTGACGGCTATCTAG
- a CDS encoding MauE/DoxX family redox-associated membrane protein produces the protein MLTVSTVPLVLCTALVALTLLISGIAKAKDPQSTVTGIQNLGLEKIAPTRAVSLVLPWFEIVVAAVLLLSPVRLPVVIASGLALILMLFYTVVIARALATGRTGSCNCFGSESNAPVSRYTLVRNIALLLAAAGAHASALRGGTGVVSTLLGLGNSGWTWVIGAALIAVTLEAVRRGDALAQPEPQAQVILPEPVYDENGEEQYVRMPIPHAALYLENGRHTNLRALAKNQARVLVFVSATCVGCVKFLKTMASWQERLPQVALHPVYSSLESLQTSRNAGTLPEGLTPLIDREAGARANFGNGVPLAVVLGADGLLAGGPVAGNEQVEALLTDIEEQFAEAARLAEEERQEQMRKAFAEETSNTSGDHL, from the coding sequence ATGCTCACCGTCTCTACTGTGCCGCTTGTTTTGTGTACGGCACTTGTTGCGTTGACTTTGTTGATTAGCGGTATTGCTAAGGCGAAGGACCCGCAGAGTACCGTGACCGGTATTCAGAATCTTGGTTTGGAGAAGATTGCGCCGACTCGTGCGGTGTCGCTGGTCCTGCCGTGGTTTGAGATTGTTGTGGCGGCGGTGCTGTTGTTGTCGCCGGTGCGTTTGCCTGTTGTGATTGCTTCGGGTTTGGCGTTGATTCTGATGCTGTTCTACACGGTGGTGATTGCGCGCGCGTTGGCGACGGGTCGTACTGGAAGTTGTAATTGTTTCGGTTCTGAGTCGAATGCGCCGGTGAGCCGTTATACGCTGGTCCGTAATATTGCGTTGCTGTTGGCGGCGGCTGGCGCGCATGCGAGCGCGTTGAGGGGCGGCACGGGTGTTGTGTCGACTCTGCTGGGTCTGGGTAATAGCGGCTGGACTTGGGTTATTGGTGCGGCGCTGATTGCTGTAACGCTGGAGGCTGTTCGCCGCGGTGACGCCCTGGCGCAGCCGGAGCCGCAGGCTCAGGTGATTTTGCCGGAGCCGGTGTACGACGAGAACGGCGAGGAGCAGTATGTTCGTATGCCGATTCCGCATGCCGCGCTGTATTTGGAGAATGGTCGTCACACGAATCTGCGTGCATTGGCTAAGAATCAGGCGCGTGTGCTGGTGTTTGTGTCGGCGACGTGTGTTGGTTGCGTGAAGTTTTTGAAGACGATGGCTTCGTGGCAGGAGCGTCTACCGCAGGTGGCGTTGCATCCGGTGTATTCGAGTCTTGAGTCGTTGCAGACTTCGCGTAATGCGGGTACGTTGCCGGAGGGTTTGACTCCGCTGATTGACCGTGAGGCGGGTGCGCGCGCGAATTTCGGTAACGGTGTGCCGTTGGCTGTGGTGTTGGGTGCTGATGGTCTGCTTGCTGGCGGCCCGGTGGCTGGTAATGAGCAGGTTGAGGCGTTGCTGACCGATATTGAGGAGCAGTTCGCTGAGGCTGCTCGTCTGGCTGAGGAGGAGCGTCAGGAGCAGATGCGTAAGGCGTTTGCTGAGGAGACGTCGAATACTAGCGGCGATCACCTCTAA
- a CDS encoding class I SAM-dependent methyltransferase: protein MAMMSFSAPAERDKSLWLIKKESNPNHSQWYIDRFKAMEAEGNDIAGESRLLDAMASRGAKILDAGSGPGRVGKQLHALGHRVTGVDIDPELIEEARRVCPDATWITADLVDLPEVLGIEGDATAENGFELLVCAGNVMGFLARSTRKPVVENFRRVLAPGGRAVVGYGSGPGRDYAFEQFLADAREVGLNVDNTYSSWQLHPFVEGSSEYLVAVLSRPVS from the coding sequence ATGGCAATGATGAGTTTCAGCGCTCCTGCTGAGCGTGATAAGTCCCTGTGGCTGATCAAGAAGGAGAGCAACCCGAATCATTCTCAGTGGTACATTGACCGTTTTAAGGCGATGGAGGCTGAGGGTAACGACATTGCGGGTGAGTCTCGTCTGTTGGATGCTATGGCTTCTCGTGGCGCGAAGATCCTTGATGCGGGTTCCGGTCCCGGTCGTGTGGGTAAGCAGCTGCACGCGCTGGGTCACCGTGTGACGGGTGTGGATATTGATCCTGAGCTGATTGAGGAGGCGCGCCGCGTCTGCCCGGATGCTACCTGGATTACCGCCGATTTGGTAGATTTGCCGGAGGTGCTGGGCATTGAGGGCGATGCTACGGCGGAGAACGGTTTTGAGCTGCTGGTGTGTGCGGGTAATGTGATGGGCTTCTTGGCTCGTTCGACTCGTAAGCCGGTGGTTGAGAATTTCCGTCGCGTGTTGGCGCCGGGTGGCCGTGCGGTGGTTGGTTATGGTTCGGGTCCGGGCCGTGATTATGCGTTTGAGCAGTTCCTCGCTGATGCCCGCGAGGTTGGTTTGAACGTGGATAACACGTACTCTTCGTGGCAGCTGCACCCGTTTGTGGAGGGCTCTTCGGAGTATTTGGTGGCGGTCCTGTCGCGCCCGGTGAGCTAG